TTTGCCCAGCTGACATTCTGCGACTCGGATTCGACCAAGGAGTCGGCAAACCCGCCCGTGTTCGTGAACTTGCTTTGGTAGCCGTTGAAACTCAGTTTGGTGTACCACGCATCGGTCAGATGGTGTTCGATGAATACGGAGTAAACCGTGTTTTCCGTTTCATTGACAGCATAAGGGGTGAAGCCGAGGGGAGGAAGTTCGGTCTCGAAATTCAACACGCGAAGAGTGAATCCGACGCTGGTGGTATCTGAGATGGAGTAGTCGAGCCTGACCCCGGCGTGTAACGACTCGTGGTCGTTGAGCTTGCGGTCATTGGCGGTCTGGTTCCAGGAAACAAAGCTGTTATAGGAGAGCTTGCCCTCCTGGCCTTGGAAACTGATACCGCTGTTGGTTGTATCAAATGACCCGAACTCTAACCAGGCCCTGTTTGTGCCATGGTCACTCCCTTTGTCGAGTGACAGGCTGAGCACGCCGCCGATGGCATCACTGCCGTAAAGCGCGCTTTGTGGCCCACGCAAGAGCTCAATACGTTCTCCAGAATGGATCCCGGCACCCGAAAGAATGTTAGATGCGGGGAATGGGAACACCCGGGAGTTGGTGAGTTTGACACCGTCGACAAAGAGGGCGGTGTGGTCGGATTCCGTTCCCCGGGTGAACAGGGAGCTGATAGTGCCGTTTCCTCCACTGGAGAAGATGTTGACCCCAGGGGAAAACAGAATGGCATCATTCAGTGTTCTAATACCGATATCCTGTAGGAGTCCGGCATCCTCGACGTTGACCCGAAGGCCTGTGTCTTCCTTGCCGGTCGAGAATCCTGTAGCGAGAATCGTCGATTCATCAAGGGTTTCGGGGTGGGCGAATAGCGAAGCGTGGGTGAATAGCGAAGCGGCCAAAAGCAGGCTTCCCGTCGGTGTGGGCGCTTTGCATGAAAGCGCGGTAGTTGTTTTTTTCATGTTGTGTTGAGTGTTTCCTGTTATCCGCAGGAAGTGAGCTCAACCTCTGTGGCTGGTTTTCTGGCTTTTCATGTCATTGGCAGTGAACATGGATTACAGTGGCGTAACCGCTCCGGAATGATTGCTGTTTTTCAATGGCAATGTCACCGGATTCCCCATCTATTTCCTGCCCGTGCTACGGGCTTCCCTAGAGGTGTCACGGGGGGTGTTTGTTTACGCCCCCGTGACTTGGTGGTGCTGGACATACGGGGGGATCCAGGGAATGGCAATGAGATAGCAAAATAAGCACAGTCAGAAACCGATCATGCGTAGCGCATCACACAAGGTTGTGCTACCTTTGGCGTGTTAAACAATCCAATCACTATTATGACTGAAAACGAAAAAAATGAACTGCGTGCAGCTCTGGTTGGTCAACGAAATCACGTACTCAGAGATGTCAATCGGCATGGGGTGAAGACGGGAGTTGGCAGCGGGGTTATTGCGGATGAAACGGAGCGGGCTGATGTGATCGCCGAAAACATGGTAGAGCATCGGTTAGGATTTTCTGAGAGTAAGCTGCTGGAGAAAATCGAGTATGCCCTGGAGCGGCTTGACGAGGGGAGCTACGGAATTTGCGATGACTGTAAAAAGCCGATTAACATCGAGCGTCTGAAGGCCAAGCCCTCTGTATCGCTCTGTATCAAATGCCAGACCGCGAAGGAGGCGTTGATGAGTCGTTAAGCCACGTCTTGTGGATAGAGCCTGACCAACGGCTGACACTGGGTGTGGCCGTTGGTGCATTTACTGTTGCGTTGGCGTACTCCGACCGCTGGATTTGTATTTATTCAGTAGGGTGGTTAGCTCCTGAACGATTTCCGGGTGGGCGTGATAGACGTTTTTTGTTTCTCGTACATCAGCCTCCATATCGAAAAGTTGGAGTTTGCTTTTGTCTGACTTGTCAACCTTGGTCCGGCCTCCGGAGCCGCGGCCGACAATGAGTTTCCACTTGCCTTTGCGGATGGCAAACATGCCGCTGATGGAGTGGTGGACGGTGGCCTCGCGGAGTGCCTTGTCGCCCTGTTTGCCGGTGAGTACGGGCACGATGCTGTAGCTGTCTTCGCCGGCGTCTTTTTCGAGAGTGGTGCCCGATACCTCGGCGGCGGTTGCCATCAGGTCGGTGGTGCAGACGACTTGTGTACTCACAGTTCCCGAGGCTGCCTTGCCGGGCCAGGTGACGATGTAGGGAACCCGGTGGCCACCTTCGTAGGCGTCGGTTTTCTGACCTTTGTAGATGTGGTTGGGGGAGTGACCTGTCTGGACGACGCCGTATTGTTCTGGCACGGCAAAGGAGGCATTGTCGCTGGTGACGATGAGCAGGGTGTTTTTGAAGAACCCTTTTTGTTGAAGCGAATCGATCACCTGGCCGATCACCCAGTCCATTTCGTGCACGTAGTCACCGTAGTCGTTGGCTTTGGTTTTGCCGCGGAAATCGGCGTTGGGAACAACGGGTTTGTGCGGAGCGGGGAGGGGGAGATAGAGGAAGAAGGGGGTCTCTTCGCTTTGTGATGAGATGAATTCAACGGCCTGTTTGCCGACAAGGGGGAGGTAATCCTCGTGCACAAAATCCTTGGCGATGGCACCTTTGCGCCAGTATTTGGGGTAGGTTGAATCACCGATGCTTTCGGTCGGCTGGGAAACGACCCGGTCATTTTTTATCAGCGTGTAGGGTGGCATATCGAGTGATGCGCTGATGCCGAGAAAGTAGTCGAAGCCCAGAGTGGTTGGTCCACGTTTGATCGGTTGGGTGTGATCCCAATGCCTGCCCTTTTTGGCGAAATTCATGCCGAGGTGCCACTTGCCGATGCAGGCGGTGTGGTAGCCTTGTTTTTTGAGCAAGGAGGCCACGGTCTCGCGGCCTTCCTCGATCAGTGCGGGGCTAAAGCCATTGAGGACGCCTCTTTTGAGTCGACTGCGCCATGCGTAGCGTCCTGTCAGCACGCCATAACGGGTCGGGGTGCAGACCGAGGAGTTGCTGTGCGCATCAGTAAACCGCATGCCTTCAGCGGCGAGAGCATCGAGGTGTGGGGTCGGGATTTTCGAGTCCTTGTTGTAGCAGGAGAGGTCGCCGGAGCCCAGGTCATCGGCGAGGATGAAAACAATGTTAGGTTTTTCAGCGGCCTGCACAAAGACACTGGAGAGCAGGCTGGTGATGAGTAGGATGGTTGTTTTTTTCACTTTAGGTCGACCCTTTCCGAGTTGAGTTGTGCTTTGAAAATGGGGATGAGAGTTTTGACTACCTCCGGATGTTGTTTTGCGATGTTGTGATGTTCGCCGGGGTCTTTGAGGATGTCGTAGAGTTGGAAACGGTTATCCTTGAGTTGGATGAGCTTCCAGCCTTTGCGGGTGATCAGGGTGCTTTTGCCCATCGGGCCCCCGCTTTGGATGAAAATCCAGTCGTGGTCATGGGTTTGATTTTTTCCGAGGAGGGTTGGGAGGTAGGAAATGCCGTCTTTTTTCGCAGGTGGTGCGATACCTGTGATGTCTGCGAGGGTCGGCATGAAGTCGTAGTGGGTGGACAGAAGCGGAGTCTTTGAGCCGGCTTTGATTTTACCAGGCCAGCGCACGATCATCGGGCAGTTGACGCCACCCTGGAAAGCACACCACTTCAGTCCCGCGCGGCCACCTGCACCATCAAAAATGTCCCCCCCGTTAGAGGTTCTCCATTTTTTATCCGTGAGGTTGGCCTTGGACCCGTCAGCAAGTTTTCCTGATCTCCAGGTGTGCTTGGGAAGTTTCCCCTTGTTGTTCATGTAATAAGTTTCATGTCCATTGTCGGAGGAGAAAAAGACAATGGTCTTGTCGTCGATGCCTTGCGTTTTAAGTTCTGCCATGATGGCACCCACGGTATCGTCTAACATTTTGACCATGGTGGCGTATTTTTTCTCGGAAAGAGTCAGGTCATTGCGGTTTTCGTAGTCGGGATGGAGCTTGTTGACGGCCACGGGGCCGTGGGGGAGCTGGGTAGGGTGGTAGAGGAAGAATCGTTCATTTTTGTGTTCGCGGATGTATTTGAGGATGCCCTCCTGAAAAACGTCCTGGGAGTAGGTCTCACCACCTGAACCTACAGGGTCCAGTCCCTTTTCATCTCGTTTGCCGCAATCGATGGAGGTGTTGCCTTTGAGTATGAATTTTTCCCCGTTGCGCCAGAGGTAAGCTGGGTAGAACCCGTGGGCGCGGACGTGATCGTAGTATCCCTCGTAGTGATCCCAACCGTGGCGGGTGAGCAGCGAGTGCCAGGTGAGGAAGCCGATATCGAGTTTGCCAAACTCAGCGGTGTGGTATCCGGCTTGCTGGGCGACCTGGGCGAGGAATCGCTCGTTTTCCGGCACCGGTTTCGCGTTGTCCTGGATTTTCTTGAATGCAGCGTCCCATTGTTCCGGGCTGAGTTTTTTTGAATCGAGTTGTTTGAGTTTGCCTCCACCCGTATGTGAGCCTGAGCCTTTCCGACCGTTGTGCATGCCGGTGATCAGACTCCAGCGGGCCGGCGCACAGAAGGGGTTGCCGTAGTAGTTGGAGAAACTCATGCCCTCGGCGGCCAGTTTGTCGATATGTGGGGTGGTGACAATTTTCTGTCCATTGTGGCCGAGCATGCCCGGGCCGAGGTCGTCTGCCAGGATCAGGATGACGTTGGGGCGGTCGGCGGTAGCTGGCGGAGTTGCCGAAACAGTGGCGACAAGGATGAGGGCAAAAAGGATGAAATATTTCATATCGGTAGACTAGGTGAACACATACGTAGCCAGAAGTAAGAACTTTGCATTATGGCGGAAATCATCGCTGGATTCGAAGAAATGGGTGGATTTTTGTCGTCAATTTTCTCAATATCCGTCACGATGGGAAAAAGCCATTACCTGGGGAAAAAGCCATTACTTGGGGAGTAAGTGCTTTTCAAACCAATCACTCCAATTAGCTGGAAACCGATGAACGTAACCCGACGAACGAAGTTAAGCCTGGTGTGGCCAGTGCTTGTATCCGCCTCCCTTGTTCATGCCAACGAGTTATACGACCGCACCATGTGGTTTGCCAAGCCTGCTGAGTCGTATGGCATGAAAAGTCCACTGCAAAGCTGGAAGGTGGAGAACCAGAAGCGCACCCACAAACCCAACCCGGATCAGGCGTGGGAGAAGTATGGCTTGCCTTTGGGGAATGGATTTATTGGCGCTATGATTTATGGCGGAACCTCGTATGAGCGGGTGCAGCTGAACGAACACAGCATCTGGAGTGGTGGGCCAGGCTCAAAGGATTTCATCAAGGATCAGAACAAACACGATGCCCACAAACACCTTGCCGAGATCCGCGCTCTTCTTCTCAAAGGAGATAAAGCGAGTTTAAAAGAGGCACAGGCATTGAGCACGGAACACCTGCGTGGGCTGGGTCATGATGATCGCGACCAGGCGGATGTGAACTTTGGCCGTTATCAAACGCTGGGCGAACTGGTCATCGAAACCGGGCATCCTGCCGAAAGTGATGGGCTGAAATACCGCAGACAGCTCGACCTCACCACAGGCGTGCATAGCGTGAACTACCAACACGCTGGCGCTGCGTTCACGCGCACCAGTTTTTGTTCAAACCCCGACCGTGTGTTAGTGTTGAATTTCTCCGCCGACAAACCGGCTCAACAGAATCTGAAACTCAAGTTTTTTACGCCACACGACATCAAACCGACATCGGAAAAGGGAGTCTTCATCGCCTCCGGTAAACTGACAAACAACGGCCTGCAAATCGAAGCCCGTATCGGAGTGGTTCACCAAGGTGGAAAAGTATCTACCTCCGGTGAGGGAATCGAAGTCACCGGCGCGGATTCTGTGAGCTTCATCCTGGTAGCAGGAACCGACTACGCCCAGAGCTACCCGGATTACAGGGGCGTGCATCCTGCTGAAAAGAATACCAAAACCCTGTCCTCCGCGATGGCCTTGGGCTTGGATAAACTGAAGGAGCGTCACATTGCCGATCACAAGAAGCTCCACGGACGAGTTGCCATCGATCTTGGCGAGACTCCTGAATCGATCAGAAAACTTCCACTCGATGAACGGGTGAAGCTGAATAAAAAAACAGCCGACCACGACTTAGAAGAACTCTATTTCCAGTTTGGTCGGTATCTTCTCATTGGAAGCTCCCGTCCCGGTGGTCTTCCAGCCAACTTGCAAGGCATCTGGTGCAACGAAGTGATTCCTGCTTGGAACAGCGACTACCACCTCAACATCAACCTGCAAATGAACTACTGGCCGAGCGGTCCGTGTAATTTGTTAGAATGTCAGGAACCGCTGATTGCCTACACGGATTCCATGCGCAAGCCCGGCGCCATCACAGCCAAGGCTTACAGCAATGCACGTGGCTGGACCGCTAACCTTGCTGGAAACCTTTGGGGATACACCGTGCCTCATCCCGGAAAAGGGAGGCCTCGCTTCTGGGCGTATTTC
The sequence above is drawn from the Akkermansiaceae bacterium genome and encodes:
- a CDS encoding TraR/DksA C4-type zinc finger protein, which encodes MTENEKNELRAALVGQRNHVLRDVNRHGVKTGVGSGVIADETERADVIAENMVEHRLGFSESKLLEKIEYALERLDEGSYGICDDCKKPINIERLKAKPSVSLCIKCQTAKEALMSR
- a CDS encoding TonB-dependent receptor → MKKTTTALSCKAPTPTGSLLLAASLFTHASLFAHPETLDESTILATGFSTGKEDTGLRVNVEDAGLLQDIGIRTLNDAILFSPGVNIFSSGGNGTISSLFTRGTESDHTALFVDGVKLTNSRVFPFPASNILSGAGIHSGERIELLRGPQSALYGSDAIGGVLSLSLDKGSDHGTNRAWLEFGSFDTTNSGISFQGQEGKLSYNSFVSWNQTANDRKLNDHESLHAGVRLDYSISDTTSVGFTLRVLNFETELPPLGFTPYAVNETENTVYSVFIEHHLTDAWYTKLSFNGYQSKFTNTGGFADSLVESESQNVSWANRYTWNEQHETSAGIGVTYLDTTNSGAGIGKFSEQSESIYFQHRWHVDGQFDLLGGMRYDHYDEGESSTTFRIAGSYQACELAKLHASVASAFRRPSAVDLFGFFGSGGNLDLQSEESLGWDAGITLDTSKTSSIDLTYFHNEIDNMIAFGPPPTYTAMNIQEARTRGVELSYRATFLDERIQTRLAYTWLQAENLTTGTRLLRRPSHTLNADINGKITDKLLLGAGVTWVANREDVDASTFARIDAEDYATARLYLRYQLNDSVSFNGRVENLFNQKYAEIDGFPARGTGAFAGITIEW
- a CDS encoding arylsulfatase, with protein sequence MKYFILFALILVATVSATPPATADRPNVILILADDLGPGMLGHNGQKIVTTPHIDKLAAEGMSFSNYYGNPFCAPARWSLITGMHNGRKGSGSHTGGGKLKQLDSKKLSPEQWDAAFKKIQDNAKPVPENERFLAQVAQQAGYHTAEFGKLDIGFLTWHSLLTRHGWDHYEGYYDHVRAHGFYPAYLWRNGEKFILKGNTSIDCGKRDEKGLDPVGSGGETYSQDVFQEGILKYIREHKNERFFLYHPTQLPHGPVAVNKLHPDYENRNDLTLSEKKYATMVKMLDDTVGAIMAELKTQGIDDKTIVFFSSDNGHETYYMNNKGKLPKHTWRSGKLADGSKANLTDKKWRTSNGGDIFDGAGGRAGLKWCAFQGGVNCPMIVRWPGKIKAGSKTPLLSTHYDFMPTLADITGIAPPAKKDGISYLPTLLGKNQTHDHDWIFIQSGGPMGKSTLITRKGWKLIQLKDNRFQLYDILKDPGEHHNIAKQHPEVVKTLIPIFKAQLNSERVDLK
- a CDS encoding arylsulfatase, producing the protein MLLITSLLSSVFVQAAEKPNIVFILADDLGSGDLSCYNKDSKIPTPHLDALAAEGMRFTDAHSNSSVCTPTRYGVLTGRYAWRSRLKRGVLNGFSPALIEEGRETVASLLKKQGYHTACIGKWHLGMNFAKKGRHWDHTQPIKRGPTTLGFDYFLGISASLDMPPYTLIKNDRVVSQPTESIGDSTYPKYWRKGAIAKDFVHEDYLPLVGKQAVEFISSQSEETPFFLYLPLPAPHKPVVPNADFRGKTKANDYGDYVHEMDWVIGQVIDSLQQKGFFKNTLLIVTSDNASFAVPEQYGVVQTGHSPNHIYKGQKTDAYEGGHRVPYIVTWPGKAASGTVSTQVVCTTDLMATAAEVSGTTLEKDAGEDSYSIVPVLTGKQGDKALREATVHHSISGMFAIRKGKWKLIVGRGSGGRTKVDKSDKSKLQLFDMEADVRETKNVYHAHPEIVQELTTLLNKYKSSGRSTPTQQ
- a CDS encoding glycoside hydrolase family 95 protein, which codes for MNVTRRTKLSLVWPVLVSASLVHANELYDRTMWFAKPAESYGMKSPLQSWKVENQKRTHKPNPDQAWEKYGLPLGNGFIGAMIYGGTSYERVQLNEHSIWSGGPGSKDFIKDQNKHDAHKHLAEIRALLLKGDKASLKEAQALSTEHLRGLGHDDRDQADVNFGRYQTLGELVIETGHPAESDGLKYRRQLDLTTGVHSVNYQHAGAAFTRTSFCSNPDRVLVLNFSADKPAQQNLKLKFFTPHDIKPTSEKGVFIASGKLTNNGLQIEARIGVVHQGGKVSTSGEGIEVTGADSVSFILVAGTDYAQSYPDYRGVHPAEKNTKTLSSAMALGLDKLKERHIADHKKLHGRVAIDLGETPESIRKLPLDERVKLNKKTADHDLEELYFQFGRYLLIGSSRPGGLPANLQGIWCNEVIPAWNSDYHLNINLQMNYWPSGPCNLLECQEPLIAYTDSMRKPGAITAKAYSNARGWTANLAGNLWGYTVPHPGKGRPRFWAYFPLAGAWLSTHAFEQYAFGVDADYLRQSSWPILSETADFLVDYLYLLPTGELSSTPSWSPEHGPISKGTTADIAMAREALKNAIQAAEVLGEKGQRVESWKTAMAKLVPYKIGQHGQLQEWYEDIDNPKDKHRHLNHLFGLHPGSQISPVHTPELAKAAKTTLTMRGDGATGWSMGWKINFWARIHDGDHAYLMVRNLLKNGTNPNLFDVHAPFQIDGNFGGCAGIAEMLMQSHYRMDGGEIDLLPALPKDWPAGSVRGLLARGGFTVDLAWKNSVPTSVTIKASKAGLVTVRFKGRTWQRQMKAGETYQVTP